The sequence below is a genomic window from Flagellimonas marinaquae.
ATTTTCTTTACCAGAAAATCAAGAAGCGTCCCAAACCAATTATCCATCTATGTTCGAATTACTGTGGATGGTCAAAGGTCTGAGATAAGCCTAAAAAGAAGTATTCCCTCCAAGGAATGGGACAGTTCAAGGAACCGGGGCAGGGGAGGTTCACAGAGAATAAGGGCATTGAACGCCTATCTGGACAGCGTTTATAGTGGACTGTTAGACTGCCATAAAGAGCTTTTGGAAGGGAACAAGGTTGTTTCATCAGATGTCATCAAGTCCCGTTATCTTGGAGAGGATGACAACAGCAAGACCTTAAGGGAACTTATAAAGTACCATAATGAGAATATGTCAATTGTCCTGAAAAAAGGGACGATGAAGAACTATTATACGACGGAAAAGTATCTGCACAGGTTTTTGTCTAAGAAAAGAAAGGTCAACGATGTCCGCCTAAAACAGTTGAACTATGCCTTTGTCACGGATTTTGAGCATTTTTTACGCAATTACAGAGATTCAAAGAAAAGGCTCTTATTGGGCAACAATGGGGTAATGAAACATCTGGAAAGGTTCAAGAAGATGCTCAACCTTGCCGTCAAATTGGAATGGATGGACAAGAACCCGTTCAACCAGTTCCAATTGAAATATAACAAATATGATAGGCAGTTTCTGGACGAAGAGGAACTGGAGCAATTGGAAAGCGCTGAAATGGGTAACGAACGTTTAGAGAGGATAAGGGACTGTTTTGTGTTCTCATGCTATACAGGCCTTTCCTATGTGGATGTGAAAGAACTGAACAGTGACAATATTGTAAAGGGGATCGACGGAAACCATTGGATAAGTACCAAGCGTGAAAAAACGGACAAGCCCGTTAAGGTCCCATTGCTCCCAAAGGCACGGGAAATTTTGGAAAAGTATATGCAATGTCCGGAAATGGAAAATAAAGAAGGCTTGTTGCCCATCAGTTCCAATCAAAAGACCAATGCCTATTTAAAGGAGATAGCGGATTCTTGTGACATCGATAAAAACCTGACCTTTCACGTAGCAAGACATACCTTTGCGACAACCGTCATGTTGTCAAATGGTGTACCCATCGAAACAGTCTCGAAACTTCTTGGGCATAGCAAACTGTCCACCACACAGATTTATGCCAGGGTCGTGGAATCCAAGATAAGTGAGGATATTGGAAATCTTTTGATAAGGTTCAAGGAAAAAGCAATCAAAAAAAGTGTAGTTACATGAAACAAAGAAGGAGCAAATACCATTGCTCCTTTTTACTATAAAATTCAAGATTAGGTTTGAATTCTTTATTTTTTCAACTGTTGCTCCAAATAAGCGACTTTGTCCTTTTCAGCTTGGACGAGACGTTCGTAAAGTTCAATGATCTTTTCCAAGGGATTTATGGTACACAGGTAATTGTTGTTGTTTGAACTGTTATCTTTAAAAGTATTGTTTATGATATTGAAAACAGCTTCTTCCGAAAAGTTTTCAATGGCTTCGGGAGTCACTCCCAAGGCCTTGGCAATTTCCTTCAATTTGGTATCCTCGATGGTCTCTGATTGTTCAATGTTTGAAATGGCCTGTTGGCTGATGCCCAACTCCATGGCAAGGGCCTCTTGTTTCATACCCCTTAATTCCCTGATGCGGCCTATCTTCCTTCCGATATGGTTGTTTTTGGTAGCTGTTTCCATTACGTAAATATAGGATTTTTTAATAATACTGTGCATCCGTAAAATACACTCCCTCCATGGTACAATACATGACATTCTGTTTCGGTACATGATATTCCATTGCTTCCTTTATCCCATATCATTGGAGAAAAATGGAAACCGAACGGATCAAAGAACTGCTTAATGGACAAGAGCCTATTGCGATTGTAAGATATTTTGAATGGGCAATCTTTTCAAGGAACAGTGTAAATGCCAAATATCTATTGCTCAGGATGGACAACAAAAAAAATGACATCCACGAAATGGACATTCCTGATAGAATGGTCACCATGTTACGGTCCAGACTGGACGATTTTGAATTGGTATTACATGGCAAAAATGGCACTATATGGGAGCGGTCATCCTTTAGGGAAAGGGTCAGGGAGTCAGTCCCCATAACAAAGATAGCCGACTTGATAGACCTATATTGACCTCCTTCGCCATGACTAAATAATATACCTATGAAAACATCAGACCAACTCATCATCGACAAAATAACCCAAGAGCTGGAAATTGATTGCATCCACCTGAACAGGGGTAGGGATGGACATTTGTTTAAAAATCGGCTGGACATTCTGGCAAGACCGTCCCAAAGGGACTTTCCCGAGCAGGTTCGGCCCGTTATCGATGCCATAATGAAACCTTACCCCGATGTTGGCTACAGTGTCTTTGCAACCAATTATGCACGAAAAGAAGCCCAAGAGGGCAACTTGTACTTTTTGAATAACTGCAATAGAAACAGCATTGTGTACAAAAATGGAGGGGACAACTCCCCAATAATCCTTCCTGACATGGAGCCGACCAAGCTTTACGAAACGGCCAGAAGGGAATTTAAACGGAACATGGCGCGAATGAAATCCTTTAGGAAGGGAGCCAGTTATTTTAGGGAATTGGGAAACCTTCCCCAGAGTGCCTTTATGCTGCACCAGACCTTTGAACAGGGCTATAGGATATTG
It includes:
- a CDS encoding site-specific integrase, translated to MKSKHTFTVIFFTRKSRSVPNQLSIYVRITVDGQRSEISLKRSIPSKEWDSSRNRGRGGSQRIRALNAYLDSVYSGLLDCHKELLEGNKVVSSDVIKSRYLGEDDNSKTLRELIKYHNENMSIVLKKGTMKNYYTTEKYLHRFLSKKRKVNDVRLKQLNYAFVTDFEHFLRNYRDSKKRLLLGNNGVMKHLERFKKMLNLAVKLEWMDKNPFNQFQLKYNKYDRQFLDEEELEQLESAEMGNERLERIRDCFVFSCYTGLSYVDVKELNSDNIVKGIDGNHWISTKREKTDKPVKVPLLPKAREILEKYMQCPEMENKEGLLPISSNQKTNAYLKEIADSCDIDKNLTFHVARHTFATTVMLSNGVPIETVSKLLGHSKLSTTQIYARVVESKISEDIGNLLIRFKEKAIKKSVVT
- a CDS encoding helix-turn-helix domain-containing protein; the encoded protein is METATKNNHIGRKIGRIRELRGMKQEALAMELGISQQAISNIEQSETIEDTKLKEIAKALGVTPEAIENFSEEAVFNIINNTFKDNSSNNNNYLCTINPLEKIIELYERLVQAEKDKVAYLEQQLKK